Part of the Fusarium musae strain F31 chromosome 3, whole genome shotgun sequence genome, CTCATAAATTTTTGCACTCTTCTCTCGTTGGTAATGCGTGTTAATCAGATCCATTTCCAGGGAGTTTGGTGGCGCATCTCGATAATCAAGCGAGATCGTTACACGCCGCCAAAGGTGATCACGCTCACGGTACGTAACGAAGAACTTTTCCCTCTTTGACCGGTCTCGGAAGTGCATACTGAGATTCAGTATCCATGtcttctcgagctcttcgTGGATTATTGCTTCGTACTGGGATGCTGTTATCGAACGAGTGTCTGCAGTAGACAGGCTGTCTTGTGCTGGACACTCGTCCGCAAGAGTCATCTCCTCATCCGGGTGCAGTATTCCATCAGCAGGTCCCCTAGGTGGCTCATCCGTAATATCATTGACGGATATGGAGGGGACAAATCGGGGTATTTCGTCCTGAGGGGAGCCGAGAAAGCTTGGGGCGCTGACACGAGGGTTGGTTGCGGGCTGCGAGGCTGACGGTGATCGTGGTCTGTAAGAGCGTCTGTCCATAGACACAGCTCGTCTTTCATCTGGAGTCGGCTCAATAGGCGATAGGTTAGTTCTCCTTTCCGACACTTGGCGCTTGAATGTCTGCGCCCGAGGTAGTCCAGGCACAACCCTTCGAGACATTCGGCGAATCAAGCCGCCTTTGTCAAGGTCAGCCGTGTCGGCCTCATGCTGGGGACTCTTTGGCTGCTCGGTAGGTTTACATGGCGTATTACTGCCACTCTGTCTACCAAAGAGCTTTCGAAAAAATCCCTGGGTACCAGACAATGCATTTGTTTGTGAACGAAGCGTTTGCGGTGGCTCGGACGCTATTACGCCGGCCTGAGCCATGGCCGCGGCACTGTGACCTGCTGCGTACTGCTGTGTTCAGGCGCAATAAGAATCGATATCAGTAGTTAGCCACGTTGAAATGGCTTAACACTTAATGATTTGGCGATTGCTTAGTGGCGAAAACGCAATTGTAAGTCGATACTTGTGATACTGCATACACCACGCTCTGTATCGTTTCACAACTTTTGCCTGTTATAAAAACAAAACCTGGAGATGCATATGGATAAATAATAGCCGCGCAGGTGGGAAACGTATAAAATAGGAAAAATAGGTAGAATATGCAAGCCAGCGAAACCACAACAGGGTGAAAGCCCGCCAAGTAACCACACAAGGACAACCAACTTATCAATTGAAAAAGAGGGTTTTTGAAGTGAGTAACAGGATGAAGGAAATGTTTGCTTGACTCATTCAagagaaagcaaagaaaaaCCGTTGCTGTGGTCGGTATATCGCCCGAGGAGGTTGGGATAATAATGCAACGGTCGGTGAAGAGCGGGTCTTGAACAAGCGGTCGAAGTCGCGGGGAACGAAGCCGGAGGCGCAATGAATATCAGTGCATCAGGAGCTTTCAAAGATATGGTATTATCGTGATGAAATGAGTAAGACTTTTCGGGTGAGATATATCAAAAAAGACCTGAGGCATCAGAATGTCATTGGAAATGGAGCTGCGATGAACGCCCTGCTAATATCTATGGTAAAGATGAGGTCCAAAGCCTAAAACGGGCAGCCAACGGCAATAATGGTGGATATGGATTGTGACTGGACAGGAGAGTGTGTGTGGGCTGAGTGGATAGTGGCTCTTAGTCGCGGCGGGACGACACGGGGGGACGGGCGGAGCGGGCGGCGGAGGCGCTGAGCTTCTGACGTTTAGGCTTTCATGATTTTGGGCCCTCTCATAGCAGCCTGAGCCACACTAAAGACGTGGGATTCGTGATGACGCTGTAGCTGGACCGCCCTGCGAAGGGGCTGGATGCCATGAATTGCAGCGTAAGGCATCTGTGCGACTGCTCACTTCGCTGCGAAGCCACCACTGCCCAAGCCTAACTAAACCCAGGCCTAGACCTAGGCCCAGATGTCAGCGCAGGGCTGTGGTTGTACTTTGCCCCAGACTTGCCGAAGAGCGTCAGGGGTCGTTGCTTGACTGAACGACAGTTGTGCATGGTTTTGGGCGTGTGTGTCGCGACTATGGTCCATTCATCCCACCATGCCGGAACCTTCATTCTTTGAAGTCAGCCAAAGGACCTTGCTAGGCGAGCGATTTCGACCATGGCAAGCAAGCTGTGGCCTAGTCTGCTGCGTGCGTCTGCTGCTGCAGGGTCATACTTTCAAGACAGACGGTGACGCTGGACGGCTTGCGGTGGGGAACCATCGATGAGCTGGCCCCTTTCAGACGCCCTTGTCTCGTCCCATTCTGTCGACGCTAAACACGAGTTTGCGTCTCTTTGAGCGCAGGGGAAGGCGGTGATGCATCATTAGGCACAGAGAAAGATTATGGTCAGGCATAAAGAGCTGCGAACGGATATCGAAAATAGCCGGCGTCGCTTTCttttggtgatggatgtGAAGGTGTAAGAGTGAGTGCACGGTTCTTTGAGTTGGTGTGATTTAGCATCCCAATTCTGTATCACGAGAACATGCCATAACAGGGAAAGTAACAGGCAATTACCCATTGAGCCTTCCCTTgccagaaagaaaagaagtcgGGAGAGGAAAGACCCAAGTTCAGTCAACGGAAGGAACCAGCATGAATTCACGAATAGGAAACCCCGATTACTGTGCAGATAGGCAACTTCCCGAAACGAAGCAGGGTAGGCACAATGGCACTGTAAGCAGGCGTACCTGGGTATCAGAAGCATCATTAATATCAAAACACCAACCTTCAATTCTCATGGAATCACCAGAAAGCATCATTGCCTCACCTAATGACATCACTCTCCGTCAACGCTCGGCACTCAGTGCGGTCTACTCAAAATAGAGATCATGACAGCTTCACCCATGGGCTATGTCGCATCCTTGACAATAACCGACAAGCAAGCCACCTTTCAATGGGGAAAAGGCCAAAGTGTGAAGTCACTCAGGTAACGCACGCGTATCTTGCCGAAGATTACACTCATGTAGGTGCGTGTCATTCTGAGCTGCTGACCTCAAGACTCGAACCATAAGACGGATGATCTAGATGTCCTAGCCCAACTACATACGCAAGCGACGGCGCCATCTAAGCCAGGTAATATCAGCTTGGCTGACCGCCCTGTTCAACCTTCGGCTCACTGTCTGGTTTCATGGTGTCCTCGGGAGGTTCTCAAAGTTTGGTCAGAGCAGGGCGATTTCAATCAATGGCTAGATCGTGGTAGCCCGGCACTCAAAGCGCCAAGATCTTATGTCGCATATTCGGAAAATAGGGAGCTTGAGGCACTGGACTCCATGCATTAAGTAACTTGCCAATGCAAATGCAAACTCTGAGGCGTACGCATAGAAAGCAATGCTCAGATCTAGAGGAGTTGGTAATGGCATGCATAATGGTACGAGACACTTCATATGCCATTGTCGTATCAAAATTGGCTTCTGGTCTTTTACCAGATTCCGGTCAAACGTCACAGTCTTCTCTCACCAATGGAGATGTGATATGCAATATCTCCAAATCAGGAGCAGATGGGTGCCAGTGCCCAATGCGACTTTACTATGACGGGCTCAGTTTTATCCAATTCGCGCACACCTTCAAGCACCTCCCTCGATGAGGAAATGCCTAAGCTTGCCGACCCCTTAGTTGGTTCAATTCGCTCGTTTTGTTCCCTCTCGTCTCAATTTTCGAACTGGTCACGTCACACAAGCGCTTCAAGAGCCTTCAGCTTCACAAGACATTGTCCTGCAGCCGAGTCTGAGGCCCGATCCACAAGCCAAGATCCCATAAGAGCCTCGCATGGGGTCAGGCATGAGTGCAGCACAAGAACGACCCGCTAGAACAACGCTCAAGTGAGGCTATATGCACTTGACAGGTTGTCGGTTCGCCATGCAAGCAATGGGGCCGCAACACACCACTAGCCCGTATGTACGAACAGGCTTCCAGACGTCTTATAGGCTTCGGTTAGGTGTCAATCAAATTCTTATGCGATGGCTATACCGGCATGTTTAGCTCGAATAGTTGATTAACATCCATGAAGCTTCGCAGGACTCAAAAACCTCATGAGATACTGTCAAAAGATGCGatatgagaagaaggcgagaTTCGACTTTAGATTACAATCCATTGTTATCAAACTTCCCCTCGGCTAGGCTCGTCCCGTGCCTGGCTCCACAGATCCCGCGCCACAGTTAAGATGAGATCTCTCAGAGCCTTGGCCTAGCTAAGGTACAAACCGGGATCATCATTCTGGGGAACCATCTGGTGACATCCGGACACCTACTCCGTCAATGAGGTTGAAAATACCATGGGCCTTGTCGATCCATTGGACCAGAGACAGTTTCAGACCTATGACAAAAGGCCCTACCAAAACTCCTGGCATCCTCTATGCTCCAAGGTTGTCACCACATCGCAGGCCTCGAACTCTATCAAAGTAGTGTTCTTCCATACCAAGCATTACGCGTTGCGGCTGGAATCGTGAACGCTTACCAAGTTTAGGGACAAATTCTTAATATTTCTGTGATATAACGATCCGTGTCATTGGCTCAGGCAGCACCTTGTGATCATAACATCATACGCCAGAGCTGGGTAGTAAACTAGAATGACGTCGCTTTCCTATATATACAATTGTACATGAAGGCGTCAACTACACGCTGCCTTGTGACACCCCAAACAAACCACTAATGCATGCTTCTAATAGTACAATTTCCTCGTTTTTGGGAATAACAAGAGTAGGAGTCTTTATATCGTTCATCTAAGTTTCTCGCCCATGCCCAAACGCCATCAAATCATGCCCTGCAACGTCCATGAgcatcaaccttcttcctcggtgcTAGATGATAGTTGCAAGGCTAGAATGCATCAATGCCTCGTTCGGTATTTTagtcctcctcttcagctgACTCAGAGTCGTTCTTACTTTGCTGAGCCTTCCACTCGCAAATCTTGCACGTGTTGGCCTTCTCCTTATCAACGTTGGGGAAGACAAGGTCAAAGACCTCGGGGTACCAGGCCACAGCATGACCTTCAAGACCCTCTTTGATGTTCTACAAGTACTCGTTAGTAACCTAAAATTAAATACCGGATAAGATGGGGAAACATACCTCGGGTAGCTCTAGCCAGTCAGACATGTTGTCCTTGGGGAAGATGATGGTCTTGCAGCCAGCTCGTCGAGCAGCAACGGTCTTCTCACGAAGACCACCAATGCGTAGTACCTTTCCAGTGAGTGTGATCTCACCAGTCATGGCAACTGTAGGATCAACGGGGgcatcaagagcaagagaaaGGAGTGAAGTAGCCATTGTGATACCAGCTGAAGGGCCATCCTTGGAGACGGCACCATCTGGAACGTGCAGATGCATCTTTGCCTTGTCGAAGAAGTGGTTGTCAGGGAATTGCTTAACCATGAAAGACTTGGCGAAAGAGTAGGCGATGGTAGTAGATTCCTTCATGACGTTCTTCAGATTACCGGTGATCTCGAGATGGGGTCGTGTAGATGGTCGGAGGGGAGCCTGGAGGATAGACTCGATGTACATGGCAGCACCGCCGAGCTGTGTCCAAGCGAGGCCCATGGAGACACCAGGAGGGCTGACCTCGTAGAGACGGTCAGAGGTGAAGACAGGAGGTCCGACGTAGTCAGTGAGATTGTCCTTGCCGATAACGACATGGACAGAGTCAGGGACGTTGAGTGGCTTGCGGGGCTTCTCCGTGGTCGCGCCAGTTTCGTTAGAGGTGGACTCCTTGCCCTCGGTAACCTCCTcggtcttgttcttcttctcagccccCTCAAGAGCAGACTTACCCTCCTCAGTGAGAGCCTCCTCTTCGGGCAGGACTTCCTCGCCGAGCTCTTGAACGATCTTGAGGGCGGACTTTCGGTAGACCTTCTcgatctgcttcttgaggtttCGCACACCAGACTCACGGCAGTATGacttgatgagctcctcAATTGCCTCCTCACTCAAGTTGACATCCGCGTTCTGAAGTCCAGCAGTCTCCTTGGCAGCGGGAGCAAGATACCGTTGAGcaatcgccatcttctcgtCGGCAACGTAACCAGAGAGTGTGATGAGCTCCATGCGGTCGAGCAGGGGTCGAGGGATAGTATCAGTCATGTTGGCAGTGCACACGAACAAGACCTTGGACAGATCAACAGGGACATCCATGTAGTGATCCAAGAAAGAGCTGTTCTGTTCGGGGTCGAGCAGCTCCAACAGAGCAGAAGAGGGATCGCCCTGGTATCCTCGGCCAATCTTGTCGATCTCGTCGATCAGAATAAGAGGGTTCTCAGTTTGACACTTCTTCAACGCCTGGATCATGCGGCCAGGCAGGGCACCAACATAGGTTCTTCGGTGACCCTTGATCTCAGCAACATCTGTGAGACCACCAACACTAAATCGGTAGTACTCACGGTTAAGAGCTCGGGCAATCGACTTTCCAATACTTGTCTTACCCACACCGGGAGGTCCGACGAAGCAGAGAATCTTGCCCTCGACAGTGCCTCGAAGCTTGCCAACAGCGATGAACTCCAGAATGCGGTCCTTGACGTCCTTGAGACCGTGGTGGTCCTCGTCCAGAATCTTGACTGCGTTAGGGATGCCAAAGTTCTCGGCACTCCTCCTGCCCCAGGGAATCTGGGTGAGCCAGTCGAGGTAGTTCCTTGTTACGTTAAACTCCGACGCAGCTGTCTCAAGATGAGCGAGCTTGTTAAGCTCCTCGTCAAAGACCTTGCGAACTGCCTCAGGCATGGCCAGGCTATTAGCCTtctccttgaacttctcgaCAAGCTTGTCCTTTCCATCGGATTCCAGGCCAAGCTCACGGCGAATGCCCTTCATCTGCTCCATCAGCCAGTACTCGCGCTGCCTCTTACTGATCTTATTCTCGACATCCTTGCTGATCTTGGACTGTAGTTGGGCATTCATGAGctccttcttcaacaccacgaGAGCCTTCTGCATCCTCTCCTCGACGTTGAGGCAACCCAATACCTCTTGAAGCTCCTTTTGCTCGCCTGAGGACACGGCAGCGGCAAAGTCGGCGAGCTTAGCGGGTTCCGACGTAACATTTCCGGTTGACTGACTCATAGAGAAAGTGGAGATCTGGTCTCGGAAGAGATTGTTCATTGTGGCGACTTCCTTGAAAACATTGACAATTTCGTTGGTGACGGCGCGAATGACAGGGCTCTTGGGGTCGTATGGCTCATCGACTAGGTTCTCGACGTTGACTAGGCTGACGGGGTATCTCTTGAGGAATGATGTTGGTTCGTACTTTTCAGCTGTCTGAtcaggcttcttctcaacggcGCTCTCTTCGAAGCTGGCAACAACatctcccttcttctcaggggtagcctcttcctctgcggGCTTCTGGGGAATCGGCTCGGGCTCGGCCTTGGTATCAGTTTTCTTAGTAGTATCTTTGTCTTGGCCGCCAGGGGGCAGTAGGCTGGATAACTTGATACGGCGATGGGGATAGAGGATGGCAGTCAGGGCACCTTCTTGGCCGTGGATGGGGAAAGCACTTGTAATCTGGGcgaaaacaccaacatcgtAGACGTCCTCAGGGTTCCTGATcacatcctcatcctcgttctCGTCCTTGAACAAGAATGCACCAACGTATGGCTGACCACGCTTAATCGACTCAGTGATTGCATTCGCCACCTCGGGGTCCTTGATGGTAATAGCCTTGTAGAAGCCAGGGAAGAGTGGTCGTCGAGCAATGGGGATCGCTAGAACTTGGGGGTAGACTTCAGGAACAACAGGCTTCTGGAGAGCCTTCTCGGCAGAAGGCTTTCTACCGCGACGACCTCCATCACCACCTGAGTTGTCACctccagatccagatccagCACCTCCGGCAGCACTTCCCGCCTTTCCATCGTTCGATTGACCAGCGTTATCGTTCTTTCCAGAGCCGGGCGAATCAGGGCCTGGATTCCTAGACTCGGCCAGTAGTGGGCTATCGGCTTCCCTGCGCTTGTTCTCGATGTtcgccttggcctcctcgtCAGATAAGGGCTCCGTCAATGGCTCTATCGCAGACTCGAAGAAGCCCTTGTCATTGCTGTCCTTCTCTTTGGTGACTCGGGCAGATGTGGAAAAGGCAGCGGCTACTAACCGCGGCTGAATGGCGGGAAGCCGACGACCGCAGATGTGATGGTTGCGGTAGGCGGGAGCAGAAGCCCATCGTGCAGCGGTTGCTTCGGA contains:
- the PIM1 gene encoding ATP-dependent Lon protease pim1 (EggNog:ENOG41~MEROPS:MER0000496~BUSCO:EOG09260RRN), translating into MIPRSRLSGRLILERSLVHASRVSSEATAARWASAPAYRNHHICGRRLPAIQPRLVAAAFSTSARVTKEKDSNDKGFFESAIEPLTEPLSDEEAKANIENKRREADSPLLAESRNPGPDSPGSGKNDNAGQSNDGKAGSAAGGAGSGSGGDNSGGDGGRRGRKPSAEKALQKPVVPEVYPQVLAIPIARRPLFPGFYKAITIKDPEVANAITESIKRGQPYVGAFLFKDENEDEDVIRNPEDVYDVGVFAQITSAFPIHGQEGALTAILYPHRRIKLSSLLPPGGQDKDTTKKTDTKAEPEPIPQKPAEEEATPEKKGDVVASFEESAVEKKPDQTAEKYEPTSFLKRYPVSLVNVENLVDEPYDPKSPVIRAVTNEIVNVFKEVATMNNLFRDQISTFSMSQSTGNVTSEPAKLADFAAAVSSGEQKELQEVLGCLNVEERMQKALVVLKKELMNAQLQSKISKDVENKISKRQREYWLMEQMKGIRRELGLESDGKDKLVEKFKEKANSLAMPEAVRKVFDEELNKLAHLETAASEFNVTRNYLDWLTQIPWGRRSAENFGIPNAVKILDEDHHGLKDVKDRILEFIAVGKLRGTVEGKILCFVGPPGVGKTSIGKSIARALNREYYRFSVGGLTDVAEIKGHRRTYVGALPGRMIQALKKCQTENPLILIDEIDKIGRGYQGDPSSALLELLDPEQNSSFLDHYMDVPVDLSKVLFVCTANMTDTIPRPLLDRMELITLSGYVADEKMAIAQRYLAPAAKETAGLQNADVNLSEEAIEELIKSYCRESGVRNLKKQIEKVYRKSALKIVQELGEEVLPEEEALTEEGKSALEGAEKKNKTEEVTEGKESTSNETGATTEKPRKPLNVPDSVHVVIGKDNLTDYVGPPVFTSDRLYEVSPPGVSMGLAWTQLGGAAMYIESILQAPLRPSTRPHLEITGNLKNVMKESTTIAYSFAKSFMVKQFPDNHFFDKAKMHLHVPDGAVSKDGPSAGITMATSLLSLALDAPVDPTVAMTGEITLTGKVLRIGGLREKTVAARRAGCKTIIFPKDNMSDWLELPENIKEGLEGHAVAWYPEVFDLVFPNVDKEKANTCKICEWKAQQSKNDSESAEEED